One segment of Leptospira perdikensis DNA contains the following:
- a CDS encoding YrhB domain-containing protein, which yields NEYKHLKLKLTERNPTLRNNILIHSEIDALQKANDYLNQKSADLEDDEYIITKTEVKQYGWLVYFTNKKYVETNDDSFLLFGNGPFIINKYDASIFQIGSANPENQIYKYELEYFPDFVGSLEYVQNELTRILGMEDDIFLFDT from the coding sequence AATGAATACAAACATTTAAAGTTAAAACTTACGGAAAGGAATCCAACACTGAGAAATAATATTCTCATTCATTCTGAAATTGATGCTTTACAGAAAGCCAATGATTATTTGAATCAAAAATCAGCAGATCTAGAAGACGATGAGTATATAATTACTAAAACCGAAGTAAAACAATATGGTTGGCTCGTTTATTTCACAAATAAAAAATATGTCGAAACTAATGATGATTCTTTTCTCTTATTCGGTAATGGTCCATTTATTATTAATAAATACGATGCGAGCATTTTTCAAATTGGATCTGCAAATCCAGAAAACCAAATCTACAAATATGAATTAGAATATTTCCCAGATTTTGTAGGCTCCCTTGAATACGTCCAAAATGAATTAACTCGCATTTTAGGAATGGAAGATGATATTTTTTTATTCGACACCTAA